The genomic segment ACAGCGATTTTTCAAGGGGGCAAAATATTCCCTTCAAAATGGCTTATATCTTTCCCGTTCACTGCTTCTCTGACCATGTCAGAAAACCTACCAAAATTCTACCCGGGTTCGGACATAAGGCTCGACGGTCAGGAGTCGAGGGACAAGTCTTCCAATTCCCAGACCAGGCATTTTTCTTTCGCTTTTTCAAAGTCCGGAAAAACATTGAACGCTTTAGCTTCGCTTATAATTGACCATTCGAGGTTCAGCTACTCATGGACAAACGTCAACAACCTCTCCTACAACAGAGCCGATTCATCTTGGGTCAAAACAGCCGTCTATTCATGGACAATCAGCCCGCATATCAAACCGCTGAACATCGCCGGCCAGGAAATAGGGACATTTTTCAACAACATAAGTTTCACCTCGACTTATTCCTATACAAAAGTCTCTTCGCATCTTATTCCAGACACCTCCGGTCAACTCCTTCAAAGCCTGCTTCAGAGAAATCTCAACTCTACGATGAGCCTTAGTTACAACCTTTTAAAACCCATGAACATTACTTATTCGGTTTCCCAGAGCAGGGACCTTGAATTAGATGATTACATATTCGGAAGGCAGACTATAAAAACACAGAGGGTTTCAGCGAGGTACAGCTCATTGCCCCTTCCCTTTATAAGACCGACAATTTCTTGGGAGACAAACTATTCTGAAGACTCCCGCCCAGAGCTTCGCATGACCTACGACACGACGGATATTTTCAACGTCTCAAACACCAACACGCTTTCTTTCAACACTACGATAAGTTTCGTTCAACCCCTCGAATTCGCAGGAAGAATAAGAGACGAGAGCAAGGATTCCGCGGCGTCAGTCGGGTCTCCCCAGTGGATGCTTCTCAACCTCGGAAAACTCGGCAGGAGCATAACTCCTGTGAGTTTGACTGCATCGAGAACGAGGACGACGCGTCTTTACAGGCTCACGATGACGCCCGACTGGAAATACCAGCTCGGTTTGGTCGAGAACATAGATCCAGTATCAACAGGCAAATACGTCTCTCCAAACGACTATTTCGGCTGGACTTACAGCTTCACGGGAAGTTCGGGATTCAATTTCACGTACATAACATCATCTGTTAATTTTGCCTGGTCTAAAAACACAGGCGGCAACATCGGCAACATGACATACACAGAATCGGTGACATGGCCGAGATTCGTACTGAATTTTTTAAACTTTCAGAAACTTCTGCAAATCAGAGCTCTTGAGAATTCAACGGTTTCTACGGGCTTCACCTCTACGAGAACCAGATCAGGACCAGAAGATCAAGATCCGACGAGAAAGACGAAAGGGATAGACTTTTCCCCTCTTGTATCTGTTCAACTTCGGTGGAGAAATGGACTCTCGACAGTTTTTTCTACTTCCAGAACCCAGAACGACATAGACAACCTCGGCGTCATAAGAACTCTAACGAGACAGGAAAACAACGCTATTTCAGCCACCTTAGGTTATACCTTTTCAGCTCCGGGGGGCCTGCCTCTTTTCGGCAGAACCCTCAGGTTCAACTCTCTGATGACATTCTCTATCAACTACACTTTCAACACAGCGAAAGAATCCTACAGGACTTCAGGAGAAATAATATCCTATAGGTCCAACTACACGATTTCACCGACCGCTTCTTACAATTTTTCACAAAACGCGACAGGTGGTCTAAATGGCACCTATTCTATCAACGAGGACAGACAAACCGGCAGAAAGATTCGGAACGTAGGTTTGAATGTTTGGGCTGAATTTAGATTCTGACCCAGGATGAAAACATCGCGCAGATATTGCTCTCTTCTTTTTGTCGACATAGCAGGTTTCTCATCAATAGCTGAAAATTCCGACCCAGAAAACGTCAAAAAAATCCTTCAAAAAGTTTTTCTTAAATCAAACAGCATTATCAAAAGCTACGGAGGTCATTTATACCAGCTGGCAGGCGACGCAATAATATTTTCTTTTGGCTTTCCCTCTTCTATAGAAAACCAAGACGAAAGAGCGCTTCTCGGGGCAATCGAAATTTCAAAACTGTCAAAGGAAATTTCCTCCCAAACAGGCGTCACGATAGAATTTCACATCGGGCTGCATTCCGGACTTGTGCTCACCGGCGCTATAGAAATCGAAGGGACAAGTTTTCTTTCCATCGTTGGAGACCCTGTCAACGTCGCGAGCAGGCTTCAGCAGATATGTCCTAAAAATCAAATTTATGTGAGCGACGTTGTGGTGAAAAACACTTCTCACCAGTTCAACTTCAGATTCAAAGCAGAAGTGAATTTCAAAGGCAAGAAAAAAAGTGTCGCCGTTTACAGGTTTGTTTCCGCAAAGAAAAGACGCCTGAGCAGAAGGGGGATTCGATGGGCGGAGATCCCTCTTGTCGGCAGAAATAGGGAAATGAAAGAAGCTTTGAATTTCTTCAAAGAAAGAAAAATACTGCCTTCCGTGTTATTCATCTCCGGAGAGCCGGGGGTGGGAAAGACGAGGTTTGTCGACGAATTTTTAAAAAATAATTTTTCAGAATCGTTACAAATAAAGACCAAAACCCTTTCATACGGATCCGACAGTTTTTACAGTGTCAGACAATTCATTCAAAACTTGTTCCCAGAAATTCTGCAAAAAGAAAAAATTTCCGACCTTGAGAATTATTTAAAGACAAGAGGCGTTTTTTACTTTAAATTGGCGGCTCAAGTATTATCTGAATTCCTCTTTGAAACTCACAAAAAAAGTAATGAGACCCAGAAGACAAGGTTTCTTTTGAAGATAATCACAGATTTAACTCAATACAAGATTAATTCGTCATCAGCGGAAGGGTTGTTTTTGGTCTTTGAAGACCTGCACTGGGCCAGTAAACCTCTTTTTGAAATGATATTTGCTCTTTTATCGGAGTTGCCGTATCAAAGAGTATCCTTTCTGATGATAGCCAGATATTCAAAACATCTAAATCTATTAAATGAATTTTTGGAAAAATTCAAAAAAATTTCCATAGTCAGACAAATAGAACTCATGCCTCTTGAAAAAGAACAATCCGACAAGATGATTTCGTTTATCCTTAAAATCGCAAACATACCAGATGTGTTGAAAACAAAAATAATTGACTACAGCCAGGGAAATCCTTTTTTCCTGGAAGAGATCTCAAAAATGCTGGTAGAAAAAGGTGTCGTCTGGAGAGAAAAAAACTCCTGGAGAGGAAAAGTTCCAAAAAACTTCGAAATTCCACAATCCATTGGAGAAATTATTTTAAGTCGTTTTGACCTTTTGGAAGAAAAAACAAAAAGACTCCTCGAATTGGCTTCAGCGGCAGGATGTTGTTTTTCAAAGGATATGGTCTTCAAAATCAGCTTTTTAAACGAATTCAAAGCTTTCGAAGAAGCTTTGGAAAGGAATTTTGTCACAAAAACAAAACCAGGAGAATACTCTTTTACCCACATTCTGATAAGGGATTCGGTTTATTCAAATCTCTCGAACGAAGAAAAGATCATGCTTCACAGAGAAATTTTCAACTACCTAAAAAAACTTTACCCTAATGAAATTTCAAAAGCCCATCTTCTCGCACACCACGCTGAGGCTTCGGAAAATTGGGAACAAGCATTCAAGTACAATTATATTTCTTCAATTCACGACATGAAGAGATATTCTTTTCACCACAGCATTGAGTATTTGGACAAGTGTGCAAAAATTCTCCAAAAAAAACTGTACAGGCCTGAAAGTAAACCGCTTTTTGACTACTTCATGTCCAACGCGAGAATACACGGAATAATCGGTAACTACAGGAAATCCCAGAAGTATTTTCAAGACGCCAGAAAAATTTCTATGGATACGTCTCAAAAAATCGACTATCGGCTTGAACTATCCAACCAGCTATTTCGAGTGAGTCAGTACAGGCAGGCAAAAGAGCATCTTGAAAATGCTCTTTCTCTCACACTTAAAAACAGAAGTTTACCCGATCGAAGAAAAAAGCTTTTCAACACATACATGAATCTCGCTGATGTACATTATTTTTTGGGAGACATTAAAGACGCAAAACTGATGTTGAAAAAAGCAAAAAGGTTCATCACTGATAATAAAAGTTACGAATACCTGAACTACATCGGCAAGTTGGCTGACATTCTCAACGACAACGGACAATCGCTTAAAGCCCTAAAGATAAGGCTGGAAATTGAAAAGGTTACAAAAAAAAGGAAATGGTTGACCTTTTTGTCTACGAACTACAACAACCTCGGAGTTATTTACGACAACGTTAAACAACCCCAAAAAGCATTGACCTCGTACCAAAAAGCAAACGAAATTGACCACAAAACCGGTTATCTCCTGGGAGAAGCCATAACTTCCTACAACATTTCAACCTACTATTCCGAGTTCGGCAAAAACGAAGACGCGCTTAAATGGCTCGACAAATACCATGGATTGAACGTGAAAATAGAAAACAGACTCGGGGAGGGTTATTACAACCTCGGTCTGGCGGAAGTCAGTTACAACAAAAACGAAGTCTCGAATTCAGTTGAATATTTGATAATTTCACACAAGGTTTTCAAAGAGCTCAACATAAAAAACATGCGGTATTACCTTCTTCAGCTTTTATTGTTACGGTCTTCAGAAATTCTCGACAGAAAAACAC from the candidate division WOR-3 bacterium genome contains:
- a CDS encoding tetratricopeptide repeat protein, with amino-acid sequence MKTSRRYCSLLFVDIAGFSSIAENSDPENVKKILQKVFLKSNSIIKSYGGHLYQLAGDAIIFSFGFPSSIENQDERALLGAIEISKLSKEISSQTGVTIEFHIGLHSGLVLTGAIEIEGTSFLSIVGDPVNVASRLQQICPKNQIYVSDVVVKNTSHQFNFRFKAEVNFKGKKKSVAVYRFVSAKKRRLSRRGIRWAEIPLVGRNREMKEALNFFKERKILPSVLFISGEPGVGKTRFVDEFLKNNFSESLQIKTKTLSYGSDSFYSVRQFIQNLFPEILQKEKISDLENYLKTRGVFYFKLAAQVLSEFLFETHKKSNETQKTRFLLKIITDLTQYKINSSSAEGLFLVFEDLHWASKPLFEMIFALLSELPYQRVSFLMIARYSKHLNLLNEFLEKFKKISIVRQIELMPLEKEQSDKMISFILKIANIPDVLKTKIIDYSQGNPFFLEEISKMLVEKGVVWREKNSWRGKVPKNFEIPQSIGEIILSRFDLLEEKTKRLLELASAAGCCFSKDMVFKISFLNEFKAFEEALERNFVTKTKPGEYSFTHILIRDSVYSNLSNEEKIMLHREIFNYLKKLYPNEISKAHLLAHHAEASENWEQAFKYNYISSIHDMKRYSFHHSIEYLDKCAKILQKKLYRPESKPLFDYFMSNARIHGIIGNYRKSQKYFQDARKISMDTSQKIDYRLELSNQLFRVSQYRQAKEHLENALSLTLKNRSLPDRRKKLFNTYMNLADVHYFLGDIKDAKLMLKKAKRFITDNKSYEYLNYIGKLADILNDNGQSLKALKIRLEIEKVTKKRKWLTFLSTNYNNLGVIYDNVKQPQKALTSYQKANEIDHKTGYLLGEAITSYNISTYYSEFGKNEDALKWLDKYHGLNVKIENRLGEGYYNLGLAEVSYNKNEVSNSVEYLIISHKVFKELNIKNMRYYLLQLLLLRSSEILDRKTLKNYLPEYKKTFGKLEKDDEKENISEYLAVLCYVYFSIGQQKKFIYLRKLLVKNQKAKLPEDFYFLNVYLTLFKGLDKNYEKLKKHAKKLLESYESNFKSREDKQAFRRRKIVAQILRHI